One Magnetococcus sp. PR-3 DNA window includes the following coding sequences:
- a CDS encoding YraN family protein, translated as MDFLTPKTFGKQAEDYACKILKKNGYKILKQNARTRYGELDIIALDGDVLVFCEVKARQGDVSGSPAEAIDAQKQRQLAQLAEAWQQRHPQWLNAPCRFDAVLVKKQNKRWQAEIIADAFQLGW; from the coding sequence ATGGACTTCTTAACCCCTAAAACCTTTGGCAAACAGGCGGAAGATTACGCCTGTAAGATTTTGAAAAAGAATGGGTATAAGATACTTAAGCAGAACGCACGTACCCGCTATGGTGAGCTGGATATTATTGCGCTAGATGGTGATGTACTGGTGTTTTGTGAGGTGAAAGCCCGTCAAGGGGATGTCAGTGGCTCCCCAGCCGAGGCGATTGATGCGCAAAAGCAACGGCAACTTGCTCAGTTGGCAGAAGCTTGGCAGCAGAGGCACCCTCAATGGTTGAATGCGCCATGTCGTTTTGATGCTGTGTTGGTCAAAAAACAGAATAAGCGCTGGCAGGCGGAGATTATTGCAGATGCTTTTCAGCTTGGATGGTAA
- a CDS encoding BON domain-containing protein, translating into MDQMVNGMVRGLLVVMMATLLSGCLPFLGGSVATGVAVERRSTVALVEDLWVSNKIRAAYIESEKVRWGNINVTVFRGKVLLTGTAASEEELQESVRIAKATRGVRAVHSELKVQYASAQELAEDTWISTQVKMMLLRDEQVRGLDIHVDTTKNIVYLTGLAASIHERDRAARIASVVKGVKEVVSYIEVDTDSFKPTPLTDEEMKQTP; encoded by the coding sequence ATGGATCAGATGGTTAACGGGATGGTTCGTGGATTGTTGGTCGTGATGATGGCAACCCTGCTCTCAGGCTGCTTACCCTTTCTAGGGGGAAGTGTCGCCACCGGCGTGGCTGTAGAGCGGCGTAGTACGGTTGCACTGGTTGAAGACCTTTGGGTCTCCAATAAAATTCGTGCCGCCTATATCGAGAGCGAAAAAGTACGCTGGGGTAACATCAACGTTACGGTTTTTCGGGGTAAGGTATTGCTCACAGGCACCGCGGCTTCTGAAGAAGAGCTGCAGGAGTCGGTGCGCATTGCCAAAGCGACCCGAGGTGTGCGGGCTGTGCACTCCGAACTGAAAGTGCAGTATGCCTCGGCTCAGGAGCTGGCTGAGGATACCTGGATCTCTACCCAGGTCAAAATGATGCTGCTACGGGATGAGCAAGTTCGTGGTTTGGATATCCATGTAGATACCACCAAGAATATTGTGTATCTCACCGGTTTGGCCGCTTCGATTCATGAACGGGACCGAGCTGCGCGCATTGCCAGTGTGGTTAAAGGGGTCAAAGAGGTTGTCTCCTACATTGAGGTGGATACAGACAGCTTTAAACCCACGCCCTTAACCGATGAAGAGATGAAACAGACACCATAA
- a CDS encoding FAD-binding oxidoreductase: MASRHTFADSIQTTLTTLQGQLGGQKVLTDAAHLESYAWDNTGLYARPHGVVLAQTVKDVQTTLALCHEHRVPVIPRTAGTGNVGGALAVEGGIILSLQRMNRVLEVHAADRLAVVEPGVINNDLQGELVSHGLFWPPNPSSAKSCAIGGNLAMCSAGPNAVRFGVVRDWVMGLNVVTADGTLLRTGSRCSKSVTGYDMTRLLVGSEGTLGVITQAILKLAPKPAVQRTLRVIYSSLESASEAVSAIMAAGVPPTALEFMDGACLGLLRQSGMDIPTQAAALLLLEVADDAERVEAELKRMVAILQKFAPLELVTANNDHEAKEVWAARYALSPLLKNLAPKRINEDVAVPVSRLPALIEGLQQIARKVDLPMANFGHAGNGNIHVNLLVDPEDSAVMDRVPEALDRVFSLVVKLDGTLSGEHGIGFQKRDYLGWELDAENLAMQQQLKKLFDPHGILNPGKLFSPHPRPPLVL; the protein is encoded by the coding sequence ATGGCCTCACGCCACACCTTTGCGGATTCTATCCAGACAACCCTGACAACCCTACAGGGGCAGTTGGGTGGGCAGAAGGTGTTGACCGATGCGGCGCATCTGGAGTCCTATGCCTGGGATAATACCGGTTTGTATGCGCGCCCTCATGGGGTGGTATTGGCCCAAACCGTCAAAGATGTTCAAACAACCCTCGCCCTGTGCCACGAACACCGTGTTCCGGTTATTCCACGAACCGCCGGAACGGGTAACGTGGGCGGGGCGTTGGCCGTTGAAGGGGGGATTATCCTCTCTCTACAACGCATGAACCGTGTGCTTGAGGTTCATGCGGCTGACCGACTGGCGGTGGTTGAGCCAGGGGTCATTAATAACGACCTTCAAGGGGAACTGGTGAGTCATGGTCTGTTCTGGCCACCCAATCCCTCCTCGGCAAAAAGTTGTGCCATAGGGGGGAATTTGGCGATGTGCTCCGCTGGCCCCAATGCCGTACGTTTTGGTGTGGTGCGCGATTGGGTGATGGGACTGAATGTGGTCACGGCCGATGGTACACTGTTACGCACAGGTTCTCGTTGCTCCAAAAGCGTGACCGGTTATGATATGACCCGGCTATTGGTTGGCTCTGAGGGTACCTTGGGGGTGATTACTCAAGCAATTCTGAAACTTGCACCAAAACCTGCTGTCCAACGTACATTGCGGGTTATCTACTCCTCTTTAGAATCAGCGTCAGAGGCGGTGAGTGCCATTATGGCTGCGGGTGTACCACCTACGGCCTTGGAGTTTATGGATGGTGCATGTCTTGGCCTGTTACGTCAGTCGGGGATGGATATTCCGACACAAGCGGCAGCCCTGCTGCTGTTAGAAGTTGCCGACGATGCCGAGCGTGTTGAAGCGGAACTTAAACGGATGGTGGCCATCCTACAGAAATTTGCACCTCTGGAGCTGGTAACAGCCAATAATGACCATGAAGCCAAAGAGGTTTGGGCCGCACGCTATGCGCTCTCGCCCCTTTTAAAAAATCTGGCACCAAAGCGTATTAATGAAGATGTCGCGGTACCGGTTTCGCGCTTACCTGCTTTGATTGAAGGGTTACAACAGATCGCCCGCAAGGTGGATCTGCCCATGGCGAATTTTGGTCATGCCGGTAATGGCAACATTCATGTTAATCTGTTGGTAGACCCAGAAGATTCTGCGGTGATGGATCGTGTGCCAGAGGCACTGGATCGGGTATTCAGCTTGGTGGTTAAATTGGATGGTACCCTGTCAGGTGAGCATGGCATCGGTTTTCAAAAACGGGACTATCTGGGTTGGGAGTTGGATGCGGAGAATCTGGCGATGCAGCAGCAACTTAAAAAGCTGTTTGATCCCCACGGAATTCTCAATCCTGGCAAGCTGTTCTCACCACACCCGCGGCCGCCTTTGGTCCTATAA
- the dksA gene encoding RNA polymerase-binding protein DksA, with the protein MSEQGVADKLADVILPEGYEPSEETDEEYMCELQRAYFRLQLLDWKEQLMEEAEKTVHGMHEEKAVFADPTDRASLETDRNFELRTRDRERKLIGKIERTIRTIEEDEYGYCNGCGVEIGLGRLQARPVTDLCIDCKTKEEQLERVHRDDDDVDEE; encoded by the coding sequence ATGAGCGAACAAGGCGTAGCTGACAAACTGGCCGATGTAATCCTTCCAGAGGGGTATGAACCTTCTGAGGAGACTGATGAGGAGTACATGTGTGAGCTCCAACGGGCTTACTTCCGCCTACAACTGCTGGATTGGAAAGAGCAGTTGATGGAAGAAGCGGAAAAGACCGTGCACGGTATGCATGAGGAAAAAGCGGTTTTTGCGGATCCGACCGACCGTGCCTCGCTGGAGACAGACCGTAACTTTGAGCTACGCACCCGTGATCGTGAGCGTAAGCTGATCGGTAAAATTGAGCGGACCATCCGTACCATTGAGGAAGATGAGTATGGCTACTGCAATGGTTGCGGTGTAGAGATTGGCCTTGGCCGCTTGCAAGCCCGTCCTGTTACCGACTTATGTATTGACTGCAAGACCAAAGAAGAGCAGCTCGAGCGGGTGCACCGTGACGACGATGATGTTGATGAAGAGTAA